One window from the genome of Dyella sp. A6 encodes:
- a CDS encoding cell wall hydrolase — MKLAMLLWLASVLPQHLADQTCLATTVYLEARSQPTIGQKAVAEVAMRRRDQGRWGNTVCDVVTAPHQFATTTTSKSYDIANLAAFQKAWNIAGESIQNWSLPADERHFVVPHANHFATAAVSPAWERNHTGITIGAHTFYAVN; from the coding sequence ATGAAACTTGCAATGCTGTTGTGGCTGGCGTCCGTGCTACCTCAACACCTCGCCGATCAGACTTGTCTGGCGACCACGGTTTACCTCGAGGCACGCAGCCAGCCGACCATCGGCCAGAAAGCTGTCGCCGAGGTTGCGATGCGTCGTCGTGACCAGGGTCGCTGGGGCAATACCGTTTGTGACGTGGTGACCGCACCGCACCAGTTCGCTACCACTACCACGTCAAAGTCCTATGACATTGCGAACCTGGCAGCATTCCAGAAGGCATGGAACATTGCCGGCGAGTCGATCCAGAACTGGAGCCTTCCGGCCGATGAACGGCACTTCGTGGTTCCTCACGCAAACCATTTCGCGACAGCCGCAGTCTCTCCGGCCTGGGAGCGCAACCACACCGGCATCACCATCGGCGCACACACGTTCTATGCCGTGAACTAA
- a CDS encoding glycine zipper 2TM domain-containing protein has protein sequence MNTRAGKIVVIFALATCLGLAGCVTQQPYGMRDGGNVRQGYYRQAPRCQACGVVQRVEQVYVQRNGNGVLGAVIGAVAGGLLGNTIGKGDGRKAATVAGAVAGGVVGDQVAKRSAGTETAWRIVVRLDDGRYATVTQRENPGVRRGDYVQVSGGRVYPR, from the coding sequence ATGAACACCCGTGCTGGAAAAATAGTGGTGATCTTCGCGCTGGCGACTTGCCTCGGTTTGGCCGGGTGCGTGACGCAACAGCCTTACGGCATGCGCGATGGAGGCAATGTGCGGCAGGGGTATTACCGCCAAGCGCCTCGTTGTCAGGCTTGCGGCGTGGTGCAGCGTGTCGAGCAGGTCTATGTCCAGCGGAACGGCAATGGTGTCCTCGGTGCCGTGATCGGTGCGGTGGCCGGCGGGCTGCTCGGCAATACCATCGGCAAGGGCGATGGTCGCAAGGCTGCGACCGTTGCCGGTGCTGTCGCGGGTGGCGTGGTCGGCGATCAAGTGGCCAAGCGTTCGGCGGGCACCGAGACCGCGTGGCGGATCGTGGTGCGGCTGGATGATGGTCGCTACGCTACCGTCACCCAGCGCGAAAACCCTGGTGTGCGTCGTGGCGACTATGTCCAGGTGAGCGGCGGTCGCGTCTATCCTCGTTGA
- a CDS encoding glycine zipper 2TM domain-containing protein: MNRLVVNALHVGIAASLALGLAACNRSASADAGAGAAAPAAAPGPTAAAPAAAPQSSGPQYAKVVSVTPINKTVTTPGQVCKDVVVNHTQPPKDQHHIAGTAIGAVAGGLLGHFIGGGRGKTLATVAGAAAGGYAGNRIEAAHQHGTVTSTVERQCSTVNNTKTTTVGYNVKYVYDGVTRTTRMDHDPGDRVEVQQGVIAVSSAH; encoded by the coding sequence ATGAATAGGTTGGTAGTCAATGCGCTTCATGTAGGGATTGCCGCGTCACTGGCGCTGGGCCTGGCCGCCTGCAACCGCAGCGCGAGCGCAGATGCAGGTGCGGGCGCGGCAGCGCCGGCGGCAGCCCCTGGTCCAACGGCAGCGGCTCCTGCCGCAGCGCCCCAGAGCAGTGGGCCGCAGTATGCGAAGGTGGTCAGTGTGACGCCGATCAACAAGACGGTGACCACCCCGGGCCAGGTTTGCAAGGACGTGGTGGTGAACCATACCCAGCCACCGAAGGACCAGCATCACATCGCCGGTACGGCGATCGGTGCGGTGGCTGGTGGTCTGCTGGGCCATTTCATCGGTGGCGGCAGGGGCAAGACCCTGGCGACGGTGGCGGGTGCGGCCGCTGGTGGCTATGCGGGCAATCGCATCGAAGCTGCGCATCAGCACGGCACGGTCACTTCGACGGTCGAGCGCCAGTGCAGCACGGTCAACAACACCAAGACCACAACGGTCGGCTACAACGTCAAGTACGTCTACGATGGTGTAACCCGCACGACGCGCATGGATCATGATCCGGGTGATCGGGTAGAGGTGCAACAGGGCGTCATTGCGGTGTCCAGCGCACACTGA
- a CDS encoding TatD family hydrolase: MPIVIDSHVHLDDARFDDDRDTVLDHARNAGVSTWIVPGVDAASWPRIRALRNARAGIHAAYGLHPIFLSRHRPDHLDALAEWLINEQPIAVGEIGLDFHAVDAHPGLQRDYFVRQLDMASKRGLPVIVHARKALDEVIHTLRGFPGLRGVVHSFSGSEQQAEQLWKIGFHVGIGGPVTYPRAQRLRRIVAQMPIEFLLLESDAPDQPDVLHRGQRNEPAYVIDTLQCIAMLRDMPADELAQATTRNAQQLFSLDRI, translated from the coding sequence ATGCCTATCGTCATCGACAGCCACGTACACCTGGACGACGCACGTTTCGACGACGATAGGGATACCGTTCTGGATCACGCACGCAACGCAGGCGTTTCCACCTGGATCGTCCCCGGCGTGGACGCGGCAAGCTGGCCGCGCATCCGCGCCCTCAGGAATGCCAGAGCAGGCATTCATGCCGCCTACGGCCTCCACCCCATATTCCTGTCGCGACATCGGCCGGATCATCTGGACGCCCTGGCGGAATGGCTGATAAATGAGCAACCCATCGCCGTCGGCGAAATCGGACTCGACTTCCACGCAGTGGATGCCCACCCCGGCCTGCAACGCGATTACTTCGTGCGACAGCTCGACATGGCCAGCAAACGTGGGCTGCCCGTGATCGTGCATGCACGCAAGGCACTGGACGAGGTGATTCACACCCTGCGCGGCTTTCCCGGTCTGCGCGGCGTGGTCCACAGCTTTTCCGGCAGCGAGCAACAGGCAGAGCAGCTATGGAAAATCGGATTCCATGTGGGCATCGGCGGCCCCGTCACCTACCCGCGCGCGCAACGCCTGAGACGCATCGTGGCGCAGATGCCGATCGAGTTCCTGTTGCTGGAGAGTGACGCCCCCGACCAGCCCGACGTCCTGCACCGCGGGCAGCGCAATGAGCCCGCATACGTGATCGACACCCTTCAATGTATTGCCATGCTGCGCGACATGCCGGCCGACGAACTGGCGCAGGCAACCACCCGCAATGCCCAGCAGCTATTCAGCCTGGACCGTATCTAG
- a CDS encoding MarR family transcriptional regulator — MTQVLPDLPSLDVKLSRLLMMVGASMQDGLEEKLQPHKLNHSEFLTLVVLHTHPEGQLTPGELCDMASQGATNMTRIGNTLVKRGLISRGSSAEDRRRVLFRITPAGRRFVQQILPPMFPHVDAMFAGFSDSDKRNLGRLLRKLSHNLDQLDADAAP; from the coding sequence ATGACTCAGGTCCTGCCCGACTTGCCGTCGCTCGACGTCAAGTTGAGCCGACTGCTGATGATGGTGGGCGCCAGCATGCAGGACGGGCTCGAAGAGAAACTGCAACCGCACAAGCTCAACCACAGCGAGTTCCTGACCCTGGTCGTGCTGCACACTCATCCCGAAGGTCAGCTGACCCCCGGCGAACTCTGCGATATGGCCAGCCAGGGTGCCACCAACATGACGCGCATCGGCAACACGCTGGTCAAGCGCGGTCTCATCAGCCGTGGGAGCAGTGCCGAGGATCGTCGTCGCGTGTTGTTCCGGATCACCCCGGCAGGCCGGCGCTTTGTCCAGCAGATCCTGCCGCCCATGTTTCCTCACGTCGATGCCATGTTCGCCGGCTTCAGTGACAGCGATAAGCGCAACCTCGGCCGCTTGCTGCGCAAGCTGTCCCATAACCTCGATCAACTGGATGCGGATGCCGCGCCATGA
- a CDS encoding efflux transporter outer membrane subunit: MNMPNSKRALPGRLILSVALASLLAGCAIAPAKLKHPVLRDDVPLAGLQLPTRAGWPTAEWWRSYHDTQLDSLMAQALRQSPSLSQAHARVRTAEQSVRLAAAQAGLTVNGNAQVSRQRISEHGLMPPKLLGFTWYNQADLGVQFQYEFDWWGKKRDAIDAALDQAHAAEAQRSAAALAIENAVADTYFGWLADEARLALANKAVATQQQLLRIARLRVARGVDLSDTVQQATSNLAAARQLALTIDSSARIRKVALAALLGVDTDHLPALHPRQLPAVSGALPANARIDLIARRPDIAASRWEVEAALKQTDEARAQFFPDISISAMAGLSSTDQATPALFGGGGSGSLGNLFSAGSRVFNLTPAIHLPIFEGGRLRAAYGVSRAQLDAAVSQYNAVVTDAARDVATQALSAEQIASRRRQQATQLQADRELLAAAQARVRQGVLDARTSLAATARLLQQQDTSISLHAQALSTDLALIKALGGGYDMPTPGQQRPTTHSTKTSTSGAPTP; the protein is encoded by the coding sequence ATGAATATGCCTAACTCCAAGCGCGCCCTGCCCGGCCGCCTGATCCTGTCGGTCGCACTGGCCTCGCTGCTTGCCGGCTGCGCCATCGCACCGGCGAAACTCAAGCACCCGGTATTGCGCGACGACGTTCCGCTGGCCGGTCTGCAGCTTCCCACCCGGGCCGGCTGGCCCACCGCCGAGTGGTGGCGCAGCTATCACGACACGCAACTGGACAGCCTGATGGCACAGGCACTCCGACAGTCGCCCAGCCTGTCGCAGGCGCATGCCCGGGTACGTACCGCCGAACAGTCCGTCCGGCTGGCGGCGGCACAGGCGGGACTGACCGTCAACGGCAATGCCCAGGTCAGTCGCCAGCGAATCAGCGAGCACGGCCTGATGCCGCCAAAACTGCTCGGCTTCACCTGGTACAACCAGGCCGATCTCGGCGTGCAGTTCCAGTACGAGTTCGACTGGTGGGGCAAGAAACGCGACGCCATCGACGCCGCGCTGGATCAGGCACATGCCGCTGAAGCGCAGCGTAGTGCCGCGGCCCTGGCCATCGAGAATGCCGTGGCGGACACCTACTTCGGCTGGCTCGCCGACGAGGCAAGACTGGCCCTGGCGAACAAGGCCGTCGCCACCCAGCAACAACTGCTAAGGATTGCCCGGCTGCGTGTCGCTCGTGGCGTGGACCTGTCGGATACCGTACAGCAGGCCACCTCCAACCTGGCGGCCGCACGCCAACTCGCCTTGACGATCGACAGCTCGGCACGCATTCGCAAGGTGGCCCTGGCCGCCCTGCTGGGCGTGGACACCGATCACCTGCCAGCCCTGCACCCGCGCCAGCTGCCGGCCGTCAGCGGTGCACTTCCGGCCAATGCACGCATCGACCTTATCGCCCGACGTCCCGACATCGCAGCCAGTCGCTGGGAGGTGGAGGCGGCGCTGAAACAGACCGACGAGGCGCGCGCCCAGTTCTTCCCCGACATCAGCATCAGCGCCATGGCTGGCCTGTCCAGCACCGACCAGGCCACCCCGGCCCTGTTCGGCGGAGGCGGCAGCGGCAGTCTAGGCAATCTCTTCAGCGCCGGCAGCCGGGTCTTCAACCTGACCCCGGCCATCCACCTCCCGATCTTCGAGGGCGGTCGATTGAGGGCCGCCTATGGCGTCAGCCGCGCCCAGTTGGATGCCGCCGTGTCGCAATACAACGCCGTGGTGACCGACGCCGCACGTGACGTCGCCACCCAGGCACTGAGCGCCGAACAGATTGCCTCACGCCGGCGCCAACAGGCCACGCAACTGCAGGCCGACCGCGAGTTGCTGGCCGCTGCACAGGCCCGTGTACGCCAGGGCGTGCTCGATGCCAGGACCAGCCTCGCCGCCACGGCTCGACTGCTGCAGCAGCAGGACACCTCCATCAGCCTGCATGCGCAGGCGCTGAGCACGGACCTTGCCTTGATCAAGGCGCTCGGCGGTGGCTATGACATGCCCACACCTGGCCAGCAGCGACCGACAACCCATTCGACAAAGACATCCACTTCCGGAGCCCCTACCCCATGA
- a CDS encoding efflux RND transporter periplasmic adaptor subunit, whose product MSANASAVSSGDNDSGMAAKDPAKRRRALLIVVSIFLLAALAWFLLWLFVFSIRESTDNAYVGGNQVAISSQVPGTVVAIMADDTEHVKAGQALVKLDPTDANVRLRQASSALAMAVRQVREQTDSADAADAAVAARKVQLAQAQSDLRRHQPLLAAHAESPEIVQHLRDAVAQAQAALDTATAQARAAHAAITGTDIADNPAVQQARANFRAAWIAAQRDTIVAPVSGYVAQRSVQLGNSVQPGQQLMTVVPLHHLWVDANFKEGQLRHIRIGQPVKMTTDLYGSDVVYHGKVIGLGAGTGSVFSLLPAQNATGNWIKVVQRVPVRISLEDKELDRHPLRIGLSADAVVDIRNDNGPVLAQGEAQPAAVTDVYDKVASQADAEADKIIRANLNPSATPSAP is encoded by the coding sequence ATGAGCGCGAACGCCTCCGCCGTATCCAGCGGCGACAACGACAGCGGCATGGCCGCGAAGGATCCCGCCAAGCGCCGACGCGCCCTGCTGATCGTCGTCAGCATCTTTCTCCTGGCGGCTCTGGCCTGGTTCCTGCTGTGGCTGTTTGTATTCTCCATCCGCGAGAGCACCGACAACGCCTATGTCGGCGGCAACCAGGTCGCCATCTCCTCGCAGGTGCCGGGCACGGTGGTGGCGATCATGGCCGACGACACCGAGCACGTGAAGGCCGGACAGGCGCTGGTGAAGCTGGACCCCACCGATGCGAACGTGCGCCTGCGCCAGGCCAGCAGCGCCCTTGCCATGGCTGTGCGGCAGGTTCGCGAACAGACCGATTCCGCCGATGCCGCAGACGCCGCCGTGGCCGCACGCAAGGTCCAGCTGGCACAGGCGCAATCCGACCTCCGACGCCACCAGCCACTGCTCGCCGCGCACGCCGAGTCGCCCGAGATCGTGCAGCACCTGCGTGATGCCGTCGCCCAGGCACAGGCCGCACTCGATACGGCGACGGCGCAGGCCCGCGCCGCGCATGCGGCCATCACCGGCACCGATATCGCCGACAACCCCGCCGTGCAGCAGGCCCGTGCGAACTTCCGCGCGGCCTGGATCGCCGCGCAGCGCGATACCATCGTGGCCCCGGTTTCCGGCTACGTGGCCCAGCGCAGCGTGCAACTGGGCAACAGCGTACAGCCCGGCCAGCAACTGATGACCGTGGTGCCGCTGCACCATCTTTGGGTGGATGCGAATTTCAAGGAAGGCCAGCTGCGCCACATACGTATCGGCCAGCCGGTGAAGATGACTACCGACCTCTACGGCAGCGACGTCGTCTATCACGGCAAGGTGATCGGTCTCGGTGCCGGTACCGGCAGCGTGTTCTCGCTGCTGCCAGCACAAAATGCCACCGGCAACTGGATCAAGGTGGTCCAGCGCGTACCGGTGCGCATTTCGCTGGAGGACAAGGAACTGGATCGGCACCCGCTGCGTATCGGCCTGTCGGCCGATGCCGTGGTCGACATCCGCAATGACAACGGCCCCGTGCTGGCACAGGGCGAAGCCCAGCCTGCCGCGGTGACCGATGTCTACGACAAGGTCGCCAGCCAGGCCGATGCGGAGGCCGACAAGATCATCCGCGCCAACCTCAACCCAAGCGCGACCCCGAGCGCGCCCTGA
- a CDS encoding DHA2 family efflux MFS transporter permease subunit: MSATPDNAAPPKPLQGLPLVLLTIAVGFSTFMEVLDMTIVNVSVPHISGSLGVSPNEGTWAISSYALASAIMQPLTGWLARRFGEVRTFTVSVLLFVTFSMLCGLATSMPMLVVCRLMQGAGSGPMVALSLTLLLSSYPKERQGIALALWAMTVVVAPIFGPILGGWITDNMSWPWIFYINLPVGLLAAAITWTVLHKRETRTAKVPIDMIGLMLLVAGVGCLQFMLDNGNDHDWFASPLILTLGIIAAVSLTFLVVWEIHAKHPIVDLSLFKQRNFTVGVIALTLGMFAFFGINVVFPLWLQVDLGYTATWAGLASAPVGVLAFLLSPILGRNMHKLELRAVVTFSFVVFALTSYWFSRFDSSASFGALALPRFVMGLAIPCFFIPLNQIYLSGLPVTEIASASGLSNFCRTMGSSMSTAITVTLWQHRGELHHATLTEYVNKAEPATTHFMDMLSHTGLSHVQILGVMDRLVTRESLTLAVNDVFFACAVLFVLLIPLLWFARPPFGSAGAAGH; encoded by the coding sequence ATGTCCGCAACGCCAGATAACGCCGCCCCGCCCAAGCCGTTGCAAGGCCTGCCGCTGGTGCTGCTTACCATCGCAGTCGGTTTCAGCACCTTCATGGAGGTGCTGGACATGACCATCGTCAATGTGTCCGTGCCCCACATCTCAGGCAGCCTTGGCGTCAGCCCGAACGAGGGCACTTGGGCCATCAGTTCGTACGCGCTGGCCAGCGCGATCATGCAGCCCTTGACCGGCTGGCTGGCACGACGGTTCGGCGAAGTACGCACCTTCACTGTTTCGGTGCTGCTGTTTGTCACCTTCTCCATGCTGTGCGGTCTGGCCACGTCCATGCCGATGCTGGTGGTCTGCCGGCTGATGCAGGGCGCCGGCTCCGGCCCGATGGTCGCGCTGTCGCTGACCCTGCTGCTGTCGAGCTACCCCAAGGAGCGCCAGGGCATCGCACTGGCACTGTGGGCCATGACGGTGGTGGTGGCGCCGATCTTCGGCCCTATCCTGGGCGGCTGGATTACCGACAACATGTCCTGGCCATGGATCTTCTACATCAACCTGCCGGTAGGCCTGCTCGCGGCGGCCATCACCTGGACAGTCCTGCACAAGCGCGAAACACGGACCGCCAAGGTCCCGATCGATATGATCGGGCTGATGCTGCTGGTCGCGGGCGTCGGCTGTCTGCAGTTCATGCTGGACAACGGCAACGACCACGATTGGTTCGCCTCCCCGCTGATCCTCACGCTGGGCATCATCGCCGCCGTCAGCCTGACCTTTCTCGTGGTCTGGGAGATCCACGCCAAGCACCCGATCGTCGACCTGTCACTGTTCAAACAGCGCAATTTTACGGTCGGCGTGATCGCACTGACGCTCGGCATGTTCGCGTTCTTCGGCATCAATGTGGTGTTTCCGCTGTGGCTGCAGGTGGACCTGGGTTACACCGCGACCTGGGCCGGCCTTGCCTCGGCCCCGGTCGGCGTACTGGCCTTCCTGTTGTCGCCGATACTTGGGCGCAACATGCACAAGCTGGAACTGCGCGCAGTCGTGACGTTCTCGTTCGTGGTATTCGCCCTTACCTCGTACTGGTTCTCACGCTTCGACAGCTCCGCGTCGTTCGGCGCCTTGGCGTTGCCACGCTTTGTGATGGGCCTGGCGATTCCCTGCTTTTTCATCCCGCTGAACCAGATCTACCTGTCCGGCCTGCCGGTGACGGAAATCGCCAGCGCTTCCGGGCTGTCAAATTTTTGCCGCACGATGGGGTCGAGCATGTCGACCGCGATCACAGTCACGCTCTGGCAGCATCGTGGCGAACTGCACCACGCAACGCTCACCGAGTACGTCAACAAGGCCGAACCTGCGACGACCCACTTCATGGACATGTTGTCGCATACCGGACTTTCGCATGTGCAGATACTGGGCGTGATGGACCGCCTGGTGACACGGGAATCGCTGACCTTGGCCGTGAACGACGTCTTCTTCGCCTGTGCGGTCCTGTTCGTGCTGCTGATTCCGCTGCTGTGGTTCGCCAGACCCCCGTTCGGCAGCGCCGGCGCAGCGGGACATTGA
- the phaR gene encoding polyhydroxyalkanoate synthesis repressor PhaR: MAQATRIIKKYPNRRLYDTEISSYITLEEVRQLVLDGETFEVRDAKSGEDLTRAVLLQIISEHEEKGQPMLSPQLLRQIIRFYGDSLQGFMGPYLERSLQVFLDQQQQFRNQLNNLMGQTPWSMLNDLTERNMDAWKSMQRGLLDAATQVQSAATGQPPRGSKK, translated from the coding sequence ATGGCACAAGCAACCCGCATCATCAAGAAGTATCCGAACCGTCGGCTCTACGATACGGAGATCTCCAGCTACATCACGCTGGAAGAAGTTCGTCAGCTGGTGCTGGACGGCGAAACCTTCGAAGTCCGCGACGCCAAGAGCGGCGAGGACCTGACCCGCGCCGTGCTGCTGCAGATCATCTCCGAGCACGAGGAGAAGGGGCAGCCGATGCTGTCGCCGCAGCTGTTGCGGCAGATCATCCGCTTCTACGGCGACTCGCTGCAGGGCTTCATGGGGCCTTACCTGGAGCGCAGCCTGCAGGTCTTCCTGGACCAGCAGCAGCAGTTCCGCAACCAGCTCAACAACCTGATGGGCCAGACTCCGTGGTCGATGCTCAATGACCTGACCGAGCGCAACATGGACGCATGGAAGTCGATGCAGCGCGGCCTGCTCGATGCCGCAACCCAGGTTCAATCGGCCGCCACCGGCCAGCCGCCCCGCGGCTCCAAGAAGTAA
- the phbB gene encoding acetoacetyl-CoA reductase, with product MNKPTPDSRLAVVTGGLGGLGIEICRQLAQAGRRVVALDLTSRAERIDAFRQTLAEFGDAVAFEPVDVSDYEACAATVARIESSHGGIDVLVNAAGITRDASLRKMTPQQWQDLLRVNLDGVFNMSRPVVEGMCARGFGRIVNISSVNGQTGQFGQTNYSAAKAGVHGFSMALARETARKGVTVNTVSPGYCDTPMVAAVPEDVRAQIVAGIPVGRLGAPADIARAVVFLAADDAGYITGANLPVNGGYFMSF from the coding sequence ATGAACAAACCTACCCCCGACTCCCGTCTCGCCGTCGTCACGGGAGGCCTTGGCGGACTCGGCATCGAGATATGCCGGCAACTGGCACAGGCCGGCCGCCGCGTGGTGGCACTGGACCTGACCAGCCGGGCGGAACGCATCGATGCATTCCGGCAGACACTGGCCGAGTTCGGCGATGCCGTTGCGTTCGAACCGGTCGACGTTTCCGACTACGAGGCCTGCGCGGCGACCGTCGCGCGCATTGAGTCCAGCCATGGCGGTATCGATGTACTGGTCAACGCTGCCGGCATCACCCGCGACGCCAGCCTGCGCAAGATGACGCCACAGCAATGGCAAGACCTGCTGCGGGTGAACCTGGACGGCGTGTTCAACATGAGCCGTCCGGTGGTCGAAGGCATGTGTGCCCGGGGCTTCGGCCGCATCGTCAACATCAGTTCGGTAAACGGCCAGACCGGACAGTTCGGCCAGACCAACTACTCCGCCGCGAAAGCCGGCGTACACGGTTTCAGCATGGCGCTGGCCCGGGAAACCGCGCGCAAGGGCGTCACGGTCAACACGGTATCGCCGGGCTACTGCGATACACCAATGGTGGCCGCTGTGCCTGAAGATGTCCGCGCACAGATCGTGGCTGGCATTCCGGTTGGACGGCTCGGCGCACCTGCCGACATCGCACGTGCGGTCGTCTTCCTTGCCGCCGACGATGCCGGCTATATCACCGGTGCCAATCTGCCGGTCAACGGCGGCTACTTCATGAGCTTCTGA